From a region of the Vaginimicrobium propionicum genome:
- a CDS encoding BglII/BstYI family type II restriction endonuclease, with product MTSSNEQLPGQVYKPTIEALPDGYCFAVTRYADVILANAFPDRWGEILGNLEDFYIDIDEIRQGGGGRAAHTRRHDEGLYKRGWDKHNVTIEKLIDGKPIYRVRNHEIDVFSMGDDGSYPGVAVEMEWNNKDSFYHRDLANFATLHREGVIAVGVIVTRGPRLQAYLEAFTKFDTRVSASKYGKATTHWDKLIPMVNVGGGGECPLFLVGIEPETVRGWPTNFLFGDEVSAVEGRYREG from the coding sequence ATGACTTCGTCGAATGAACAGCTTCCAGGGCAGGTGTACAAACCTACTATTGAAGCTCTTCCGGACGGTTACTGTTTTGCGGTCACCCGGTATGCAGATGTCATTTTGGCTAATGCGTTCCCTGATCGATGGGGCGAAATTCTTGGAAATTTAGAGGATTTCTACATTGATATAGATGAAATTCGCCAAGGAGGAGGGGGACGTGCTGCCCATACCAGGCGTCATGATGAGGGACTTTACAAGCGCGGCTGGGATAAGCACAACGTTACTATTGAGAAATTGATCGACGGGAAACCTATCTATAGAGTGCGTAATCACGAAATTGATGTTTTTTCGATGGGTGACGATGGCTCATATCCGGGTGTAGCAGTCGAAATGGAGTGGAATAACAAGGATTCATTTTACCATCGCGATTTGGCTAATTTTGCTACCTTGCACCGTGAGGGTGTCATAGCTGTTGGTGTGATTGTGACCCGTGGGCCTCGCCTACAAGCGTACCTCGAGGCGTTTACGAAGTTTGACACCCGGGTTTCTGCATCGAAGTACGGAAAGGCTACGACGCATTGGGACAAGTTGATCCCGATGGTTAATGTGGGCGGGGGTGGTGAGTGTCCGTTATTTCTCGTCGGTATCGAACCAGAGACAGTTCGTGGCTGGCCGACTAACTTCCTTTTTGGTGATGAGGTGTCTGCGGTAGAGGGGCGCTACCGAGAGGGATAG
- a CDS encoding HAD family hydrolase, which translates to MIEPKWRNVLFDLDGTLADTVPLILASYEHTFQTVLGKSVDKNLAITWIGRTLADAFNEYDPTHAKEMERVYLDFNGRNLRRLATGFDGIPDLLHKLQDSGARTGIVTSKRRSVAQATMEVAGLPSDMVLAVGMEDTKAHKPKPEPILAGIKALGANPSETVYVGDAVVDLQAAANASIAGIGVLWGAGAADEMRAQPNAGIATSVKELAELLLK; encoded by the coding sequence GTGATTGAACCTAAGTGGCGAAACGTACTGTTTGATTTAGATGGAACACTGGCCGATACCGTCCCCCTGATTCTGGCGAGCTACGAGCACACCTTCCAAACTGTTCTCGGTAAAAGTGTGGACAAAAATCTGGCGATTACCTGGATAGGACGAACCCTGGCGGACGCATTCAATGAATACGACCCCACTCACGCTAAAGAAATGGAAAGGGTCTACCTAGATTTCAATGGCCGAAATTTACGACGCCTAGCCACCGGCTTCGACGGCATCCCCGACCTCCTGCACAAGCTACAAGACTCCGGCGCGCGCACCGGCATAGTCACCTCAAAACGCCGCTCGGTAGCTCAAGCCACCATGGAAGTGGCCGGGTTGCCGTCCGACATGGTGTTGGCTGTCGGCATGGAGGACACCAAAGCCCACAAGCCAAAACCAGAACCGATATTGGCAGGTATAAAAGCACTAGGAGCTAACCCAAGCGAAACCGTCTACGTTGGTGACGCTGTCGTAGATTTACAAGCCGCTGCGAACGCGAGCATCGCCGGAATTGGCGTGTTATGGGGTGCCGGAGCCGCAGACGAAATGCGCGCCCAACCCAATGCCGGCATCGCAACCAGCGTCAAAGAGCTTGCTGAACTGCTCTTAAAATAG
- a CDS encoding acetyl-CoA hydrolase/transferase family protein — MAGRIGNSKLASKVMSAEDAAALINDGDSLGCSGFTGAGYPKAVPPALATRIKEAHDRGEEFMVRIFTGASTAPELDGVLADVNGISFRTPYQSDPGMRRAMNDGTSNYADIHLSHVAKLVDMGYLGPIDFAIVEASQITEDGKIVPSSSVGMSRTYLDRAKKIIIEVNSWQSEELYGMHDIYYGIGQLPPNTPPIPITHTGDRIGDKAFTIDLDKVVAVVETNAPDRNSPFKALDEDSKKIAGYLLDLFDYEVSHGRMPQNLFPLQSGVGNIANAVLAGLLDSKYENLTSYTEVVQDGMVNLIDAGKVTVASATSFSLSPDMAHHMNENAASYRDKIILRPQDVSNHPEVIRRLGVIACNGMIEADIYGNVNSTHISGTRMMNGVGGSGDFTRNASLSIFVSPSTAKGGNISTIVPMVSHVDHTEHDVMVIITEQGVADLRGLAPRQRVNSVIDNCAHPDYRAALHEYYDRALKVSKGIHTPHDLDSAFSFHTRLRDTGTMMP; from the coding sequence ATGGCAGGCCGTATTGGCAATTCCAAATTAGCAAGCAAAGTGATGAGCGCCGAGGATGCAGCAGCCCTCATCAATGATGGTGATTCACTAGGCTGCTCTGGCTTCACCGGTGCCGGCTACCCGAAAGCTGTGCCGCCGGCGCTGGCGACTCGGATTAAAGAAGCTCATGATCGCGGCGAAGAGTTTATGGTGCGCATCTTCACCGGCGCATCTACCGCGCCGGAACTAGACGGGGTGTTGGCAGACGTCAACGGTATCTCATTCCGTACCCCATACCAGTCTGACCCAGGCATGCGTCGGGCAATGAATGATGGCACCTCAAACTATGCGGATATTCACCTGTCCCACGTGGCCAAACTGGTTGATATGGGCTATCTAGGGCCTATTGATTTCGCGATCGTCGAGGCTAGCCAAATCACCGAGGACGGCAAGATTGTGCCTAGCTCTTCGGTTGGTATGAGCCGCACTTATCTTGATCGCGCCAAGAAAATCATCATTGAGGTCAACTCTTGGCAATCCGAGGAACTGTACGGGATGCACGACATCTATTACGGCATTGGGCAGTTACCACCGAATACCCCACCAATTCCGATTACCCACACTGGTGACCGGATTGGTGATAAAGCGTTCACTATTGACCTTGACAAGGTAGTCGCCGTGGTCGAGACGAACGCCCCTGACCGTAACAGCCCGTTCAAGGCGCTCGATGAGGATTCTAAGAAGATCGCTGGCTACCTGTTAGACCTTTTCGATTATGAGGTGAGCCACGGCCGGATGCCTCAAAACCTCTTCCCGCTGCAATCTGGTGTCGGCAATATTGCTAACGCAGTGCTAGCAGGTTTGCTTGACTCCAAGTACGAGAACCTGACTAGCTATACGGAGGTTGTCCAGGACGGCATGGTTAACCTGATTGACGCCGGCAAGGTAACGGTTGCTTCCGCCACGTCGTTCTCGCTGTCACCGGATATGGCCCACCACATGAACGAGAATGCTGCGTCATACCGCGACAAGATTATTCTTCGCCCACAGGACGTATCTAACCACCCGGAGGTGATTCGTCGTCTCGGTGTTATTGCTTGTAACGGCATGATTGAGGCCGATATTTACGGCAATGTGAACTCCACCCACATTTCTGGTACTCGCATGATGAACGGTGTTGGCGGTTCTGGTGATTTCACCCGTAACGCCTCGCTGTCAATCTTTGTATCGCCGTCTACCGCTAAGGGCGGCAATATTTCGACCATCGTCCCGATGGTTTCGCACGTTGACCACACTGAGCATGATGTGATGGTGATTATCACTGAGCAAGGCGTAGCTGATCTGCGCGGCCTAGCGCCTCGTCAGCGCGTAAATTCGGTGATCGATAATTGCGCCCACCCGGATTACCGTGCCGCGTTGCACGAGTATTACGATCGCGCTTTGAAGGTGTCGAAGGGTATCCACACTCCACACGATTTGGATTCGGCCTTCTCCTTCCACACCAGGTTGCGTGATACTGGCACGATGATGCCGTAA
- a CDS encoding DUF1015 family protein: MPRFEPFRALRYSTKVSLDKTIAPPYDVLSERDVNELRDMDEHNIVWIDVPDGGDDRYQIAAFRLGEWQRDGVLVRDDHPSFTIYRMKFVDAAGKQREISGVLGGIEVVDEKAGGVLAHERTTKKAKSDRLDLTRATAANLSPAWGLSLASGLTDVLAEPGLPVGCVEVEGVQHIVEKVDDPKRVAKISRMVESADVLIADGHHRYAISREYRDEIRKATRSKSTEAECTLMFVNELVEDQLAIEAIHRLYDGVSFRQLKEDLSGCFEFEKFDQKLTPQTLTDMETSGRLVLISPHGRPTWLKPRPGAFLGVRDLDGAWLEHALAGSLAKVSYQHGLKEVLNEVSHHAAAILVRPTSLAEIRRTAEERLLMPPKSTFFTPKLRTGFVIRPTAKLPD; this comes from the coding sequence ATGCCACGTTTCGAGCCATTCCGCGCCCTGCGCTATTCCACAAAGGTTAGTCTCGACAAAACGATAGCTCCGCCATACGACGTGCTGAGTGAGCGCGACGTAAACGAGTTACGCGACATGGACGAGCACAATATCGTCTGGATTGATGTCCCAGACGGTGGTGATGACCGTTACCAGATTGCCGCTTTCCGTTTGGGGGAGTGGCAGCGTGACGGTGTGTTAGTGCGCGATGATCACCCTAGTTTCACTATTTACCGTATGAAATTCGTGGACGCTGCCGGCAAGCAACGCGAAATCTCTGGCGTTCTAGGCGGTATCGAAGTGGTGGATGAGAAGGCTGGCGGGGTGCTGGCGCATGAACGCACCACCAAGAAAGCGAAGAGTGACCGCCTGGATTTGACGCGGGCAACCGCCGCGAATCTCTCGCCGGCGTGGGGGCTGTCATTAGCATCCGGGTTAACGGATGTGTTGGCTGAGCCAGGGCTTCCGGTTGGTTGTGTTGAGGTGGAGGGCGTCCAGCACATTGTGGAGAAGGTTGATGACCCTAAGAGGGTGGCAAAAATTTCCAGAATGGTCGAGTCCGCTGACGTGTTGATCGCTGATGGCCACCACAGATATGCGATTTCGCGTGAATATCGCGACGAGATTCGCAAGGCGACTAGATCAAAGAGCACTGAAGCTGAATGCACGCTGATGTTCGTTAATGAGCTAGTCGAGGATCAGCTAGCTATTGAGGCTATTCACCGTCTCTATGACGGGGTTAGTTTCCGGCAGCTTAAAGAGGATCTCTCGGGCTGTTTTGAGTTTGAGAAATTCGATCAGAAATTGACTCCGCAAACCTTGACGGACATGGAGACTAGCGGACGGCTGGTGTTAATAAGCCCGCATGGCCGCCCAACCTGGCTGAAACCGCGTCCGGGTGCTTTCTTGGGAGTGCGTGATTTGGATGGTGCCTGGTTGGAACACGCTTTGGCGGGCAGCCTGGCAAAAGTTAGTTATCAGCACGGGTTGAAAGAAGTGCTTAATGAAGTTTCCCATCATGCAGCAGCAATTTTGGTGCGCCCAACTTCACTCGCGGAAATTAGACGCACCGCTGAGGAGCGGTTATTGATGCCGCCGAAATCAACATTTTTCACCCCGAAATTACGAACCGGGTTCGTTATTCGTCCAACCGCAAAACTACCCGACTAA
- the nagB gene encoding glucosamine-6-phosphate deaminase — protein sequence MEVVIVEDAEKIGEVASGIVARFVNQKPDTVLGVATGSSPITTYEHLGKLVDAGKLSLKKCKAFMLDEYVGLPADHPERYRTFIERFFVAPTDIKPENVHGPDGLADDLFAACEEYERAISEAGGVDIQILGIGTDGHIAFNEPGSSLASRTRLKTLMPQTRQDNARFFDNDINQVPTHALTQGVGTIMACRHALLVANGEAKSEAIKHIVEGPVTSMWTGSALQLHPHVTIVLDEAAASKLAFADYYRQVEAAKVDPQRF from the coding sequence GTGGAAGTTGTCATCGTCGAGGATGCTGAAAAAATCGGTGAAGTTGCCTCCGGAATTGTCGCGCGTTTTGTTAACCAAAAACCAGATACCGTTTTGGGTGTGGCTACGGGGTCTAGCCCGATAACCACCTATGAGCACCTCGGGAAGCTTGTTGACGCAGGCAAATTAAGCCTCAAAAAGTGCAAGGCGTTCATGTTGGACGAATACGTTGGGCTGCCAGCCGATCACCCGGAACGCTACCGCACCTTTATTGAACGATTTTTCGTTGCCCCGACCGATATTAAGCCTGAGAATGTGCATGGTCCTGATGGGTTAGCCGATGATTTATTTGCGGCTTGCGAAGAATATGAGCGGGCCATCAGCGAGGCTGGTGGCGTCGATATTCAGATTCTTGGCATCGGTACGGATGGCCACATTGCTTTCAATGAGCCAGGTTCGTCCCTGGCTTCGCGCACTAGGTTAAAGACGCTAATGCCCCAAACTCGACAAGATAATGCGCGGTTCTTCGATAACGACATTAATCAGGTGCCAACCCATGCTTTGACTCAAGGCGTGGGCACTATTATGGCTTGTCGGCATGCGCTGTTGGTGGCCAATGGTGAGGCGAAATCCGAAGCCATCAAGCACATCGTCGAAGGGCCGGTGACGTCGATGTGGACGGGATCTGCCCTACAGCTGCACCCGCACGTGACCATTGTTCTAGATGAGGCTGCTGCCTCTAAGCTGGCATTCGCTGACTATTACCGTCAGGTAGAGGCAGCCAAAGTAGATCCGCAGCGTTTCTAG
- the tsaA gene encoding tRNA (N6-threonylcarbamoyladenosine(37)-N6)-methyltransferase TrmO → MSDISPIAFFRSDFNEKFGIPRQSGLVPELIGQVIFRPEFASPEAVRGLSEFSHIWLIWQFSENVNADWKPTVRPPRLGGKVRMGVFATRSPFRPNSLGLSSVRLLDVATDGSTLTVGGADLLNNTPIFDVKPYVAQDLHPQGDFGFTTKNSDYRLDVEIPSKIAELVDATHLLALRHVLAEDPRPAHQHIDGKEFGLSFAGFNVRFSVTGHQLKVIAITR, encoded by the coding sequence TTGAGTGACATTAGCCCCATCGCTTTCTTTCGTAGCGATTTCAACGAGAAATTCGGTATCCCGCGCCAATCTGGCCTAGTGCCTGAGCTAATTGGGCAAGTGATTTTTAGACCAGAATTTGCTAGCCCGGAAGCTGTTAGGGGGCTTAGCGAATTTAGCCATATCTGGTTAATTTGGCAGTTTTCTGAAAACGTTAACGCCGACTGGAAACCAACAGTGCGCCCGCCACGGTTAGGCGGAAAAGTGCGCATGGGTGTTTTCGCTACCCGTTCCCCCTTTAGACCAAATAGTTTGGGGCTATCAAGCGTCAGATTGCTAGACGTGGCCACCGATGGCTCAACTTTGACTGTGGGCGGAGCCGATTTACTAAACAACACCCCAATCTTCGACGTGAAACCCTATGTTGCTCAAGACCTACACCCGCAAGGTGATTTCGGGTTCACCACCAAAAACTCTGACTACCGGCTAGACGTTGAAATCCCATCTAAGATCGCAGAATTAGTGGACGCCACCCACCTGCTCGCGCTTCGACATGTATTAGCCGAAGACCCAAGACCCGCACACCAGCACATAGACGGCAAAGAATTTGGGCTATCTTTCGCCGGTTTTAATGTGCGATTCAGCGTTACCGGACACCAACTCAAAGTAATAGCGATAACCCGCTAA
- a CDS encoding class I SAM-dependent methyltransferase gives MDPVDRIIADNSPDSCQKLLILDAPELVPAGGELAGRTIVFCDDVRDYSRAKELASPGVSVVERFQDLDASTLAGVDLVWMRLPKSLGALDQYAARVANFADDFVILLGGARERHLNRSMNEVLAKYFGKVNATLGRQKSRALRAVSPHPGVEEWPKHRHHADIRVGQKNIPLTLWANGATFATNKVDAGTRLLIEHLDMVADADVYLDLGSGNGVLATLLAKLQPTSTVHAADSSWAGCAATEATARTAVVDVQTHWVSDLSGFEAGSIDVIVTNPPFHRGQAKESEPTLELFTQASRVLSAGGEFWCVYNSHLPWKAALNQRVGSTKVIAQNTGYTLTRTVKD, from the coding sequence ATGGATCCGGTTGATCGAATAATTGCTGATAACTCGCCAGATAGCTGCCAAAAGTTGCTGATTTTGGACGCCCCAGAGCTGGTGCCTGCCGGTGGTGAATTAGCTGGCAGAACAATAGTTTTCTGCGACGACGTCCGCGATTATTCGCGTGCCAAAGAGTTGGCTAGCCCAGGGGTCAGCGTTGTTGAAAGATTCCAAGATTTGGACGCTAGCACCCTTGCCGGAGTGGATTTGGTGTGGATGCGGCTACCGAAGTCCTTAGGCGCTTTAGATCAATATGCGGCGCGGGTCGCCAATTTTGCTGACGATTTCGTGATCTTGCTAGGTGGTGCGCGAGAGCGACACCTTAATCGTTCTATGAATGAGGTGTTGGCTAAATACTTCGGCAAAGTTAATGCCACTTTAGGGCGGCAAAAGTCGCGGGCGCTGCGTGCCGTCAGCCCGCATCCAGGTGTCGAGGAATGGCCGAAACACCGTCATCACGCGGACATTCGAGTGGGACAAAAGAATATCCCGCTAACCCTGTGGGCAAATGGGGCAACATTCGCTACCAACAAAGTTGATGCTGGCACCAGACTGCTCATAGAGCATCTTGATATGGTTGCTGACGCGGATGTCTACCTTGATTTGGGTAGCGGGAATGGCGTCCTGGCTACGCTTTTAGCGAAATTGCAGCCTACCTCCACAGTGCATGCTGCCGACTCTAGTTGGGCGGGGTGCGCCGCCACTGAGGCGACGGCGCGGACGGCAGTTGTTGACGTCCAAACTCATTGGGTCAGTGATTTATCTGGTTTTGAGGCTGGCTCGATAGATGTCATCGTCACTAATCCGCCTTTCCATCGCGGTCAAGCAAAGGAATCTGAGCCAACACTCGAATTATTCACGCAAGCTAGCCGAGTGCTAAGCGCCGGGGGTGAATTTTGGTGTGTTTATAACTCTCATTTGCCGTGGAAGGCTGCGCTTAATCAACGTGTCGGTAGCACCAAGGTTATTGCTCAGAATACCGGTTATACGTTGACGCGCACTGTGAAGGATTAG
- a CDS encoding pyruvate, water dikinase regulatory protein, with amino-acid sequence MPENQLQIHIIADSSGESAARIARAARAQFQQLTTEIIQHPRVQDAEKAISAFREIASANELAPQVPRMVLFTCADDDMRSLVKQLCEEQNLPYADLLGDTLAAMAKATGHSADGVPMRPVVAEADYFERISAMEFAVRNDDGILPEALREADIVLVGASRSGKTPLSLFLGYMGYKTVNVPLVPGITPPKELKEVDRWRIVGLTIDAERLLQIRSRRAKGLGGYGTKDGGYADLAKIYEELDEISRTQRSLGCPVIDTTGLAIEEAAARIADIVDTRAKRSGATLRRPPGTLTMTP; translated from the coding sequence ATGCCGGAAAATCAGTTGCAAATTCACATCATCGCGGACTCTTCTGGCGAATCCGCCGCACGTATCGCTCGGGCAGCGCGCGCCCAATTTCAGCAATTGACTACAGAAATTATTCAACACCCAAGGGTGCAAGACGCCGAGAAAGCAATCAGCGCATTTAGGGAAATCGCTAGTGCAAACGAGCTAGCCCCGCAGGTGCCACGCATGGTGTTATTCACTTGCGCCGACGATGATATGCGCTCCCTGGTCAAACAACTTTGCGAAGAACAAAACCTGCCCTACGCAGATTTGTTAGGCGATACTTTGGCGGCGATGGCTAAAGCGACTGGCCACAGTGCTGACGGGGTGCCAATGCGTCCTGTTGTTGCAGAGGCTGACTATTTCGAACGAATCTCTGCCATGGAGTTTGCCGTCCGCAATGATGACGGCATCTTGCCCGAGGCACTACGAGAGGCGGACATTGTTTTGGTGGGGGCATCTCGCTCTGGCAAAACCCCGCTCTCACTGTTTTTGGGTTATATGGGTTACAAAACCGTTAACGTGCCGTTAGTGCCGGGTATTACTCCACCAAAAGAGCTTAAAGAGGTCGATCGTTGGCGGATAGTTGGGTTAACCATCGACGCTGAACGATTGCTGCAAATCCGTTCGAGACGAGCCAAGGGCCTTGGTGGCTACGGCACCAAAGATGGCGGTTACGCTGATTTGGCGAAGATTTATGAAGAATTAGACGAGATTAGCCGCACCCAACGCAGCCTAGGCTGTCCGGTGATTGACACCACTGGGTTGGCTATCGAGGAGGCGGCTGCCAGAATCGCTGACATCGTCGATACCCGTGCGAAACGTTCCGGCGCTACCCTGCGTCGTCCCCCCGGCACCTTGACGATGACCCCTTAA
- the ppdK gene encoding pyruvate, phosphate dikinase, whose product MTEKYIYALSEGNASMKPLLGGKGAGLAEMTRLGVPVPDGFTVTTQACVKSMNNNGEWPEGLRGQIEDALHAFEDRVGRKLGCSEKPLLVSVRSGAVVSMPGMMDTILNLGINDDTVQAIAAEANNERFAWDCYRRFIQMYGEVVEGVPAHAYEDALTAMKDARGAKADTDLTADDLRELVAEFKQISDEALGGSWTNDPIEQLMRAVDAVFRSWGNPRADVYRKANGISRDLGTAVNVMQMVFGNRGDTSATGVCFTRNPSTGDKGLFGEFLVNAQGEDVVAGIRTPRPLAEMKEVLPEAYAHLLDNMAKMEAHYKDMQDMEFTIENGELYMLQTRNGKRTAAAALKIAGDLVDEGVIDKEEALRRIEPAQLDQLLHPAIDPNHTAQAITKGLPASPGAAVGEIVFDADTAAARGEKGENVILVRYETTPDDIHGVLEAQGVLTAHGGMTSHAAVVARGFGKPCVSGATDIKLDVVGKKLTIGDTTYCEGDVLTLNGSTGEVFGEALELIPPQINEDFQRVVKWADEVRTMGVRANADNHDDAAKARELGAEGIGLCRTEHMFMAADRLPAVRKMILAENAEQRAAALEEILPMQQADFEGIFTAMKGLPVTVRLLDPPLHEFLPDLTEQSLKVQEMELTNAPAAELAEARQTLAQVKKLHEQNPMLGTRGCRLAMLYPEIPAMQTRAIIRAALAVLEREGETVGVEIMIPLVSLETEITRQREIVESTVQDELRQAGKSLEYTIGTMIELPRAALLADRIADHADFFSFGTNDLTQTTLGISRDDAENGFLTDYVVDHVLPRNPFESVDKDGVGQLVRMGVERGRQTNPKLKCGVCGEHGGDPASIEFFQGAGLSYVSCSPFRVPIARFAAAKAAMDAKN is encoded by the coding sequence GTGACCGAAAAGTACATTTACGCTCTGTCCGAGGGCAATGCGTCAATGAAGCCGCTTCTTGGCGGGAAAGGTGCTGGCCTGGCCGAAATGACTCGGCTCGGTGTACCCGTCCCCGATGGCTTCACCGTAACGACTCAGGCTTGCGTCAAATCTATGAACAATAATGGCGAGTGGCCGGAAGGTTTGCGCGGACAAATCGAGGATGCGCTACATGCCTTCGAAGATCGGGTCGGGCGCAAACTAGGCTGCAGCGAAAAGCCGCTGCTGGTTTCGGTTCGTTCCGGGGCGGTCGTTTCGATGCCTGGCATGATGGACACCATTCTTAACCTCGGCATCAACGACGATACCGTGCAGGCCATCGCTGCTGAAGCTAATAACGAGCGCTTCGCGTGGGACTGCTACCGTCGTTTCATTCAAATGTACGGCGAGGTCGTTGAGGGTGTGCCAGCTCACGCCTACGAGGACGCTTTGACGGCTATGAAAGACGCCCGTGGCGCGAAGGCTGATACTGACCTAACCGCCGACGACCTACGTGAGTTGGTTGCCGAATTCAAGCAAATTAGCGACGAGGCTTTGGGCGGATCTTGGACGAACGACCCGATCGAGCAACTGATGCGCGCTGTTGACGCCGTATTCCGCTCTTGGGGTAACCCACGCGCTGATGTTTACCGCAAGGCGAACGGTATTTCTCGCGACCTGGGTACTGCCGTCAACGTCATGCAGATGGTATTCGGTAACCGTGGCGACACTTCGGCTACTGGCGTGTGCTTCACCCGTAACCCATCAACTGGCGACAAGGGACTATTCGGCGAGTTCTTGGTTAACGCCCAGGGTGAGGACGTCGTTGCTGGTATCCGCACCCCACGCCCGTTGGCTGAGATGAAAGAAGTGCTGCCCGAGGCCTACGCTCACCTGCTGGACAATATGGCCAAAATGGAAGCCCACTACAAGGACATGCAGGATATGGAGTTCACCATCGAGAATGGCGAACTTTATATGCTCCAAACCCGTAATGGTAAGCGCACCGCTGCTGCCGCGTTGAAGATCGCCGGCGATCTAGTGGATGAGGGCGTCATCGACAAGGAAGAAGCGCTGCGCCGTATTGAACCAGCACAACTCGATCAGCTACTACACCCGGCTATCGACCCGAATCACACCGCTCAGGCGATCACCAAGGGGCTACCAGCTTCTCCTGGCGCTGCTGTTGGCGAGATCGTTTTTGACGCTGACACCGCTGCCGCTCGCGGCGAGAAGGGTGAGAATGTCATTCTGGTTCGCTACGAAACGACTCCGGACGATATTCATGGCGTTTTGGAAGCTCAAGGTGTGTTGACCGCTCATGGCGGTATGACTTCTCACGCCGCTGTGGTGGCTCGCGGATTCGGCAAGCCGTGCGTTTCTGGCGCGACCGACATTAAACTCGATGTTGTTGGCAAGAAACTAACTATCGGCGATACCACCTATTGCGAGGGTGACGTACTTACCCTAAATGGTTCTACTGGTGAGGTATTTGGCGAAGCTCTAGAACTTATCCCGCCGCAGATCAACGAGGACTTCCAGCGAGTAGTTAAGTGGGCTGATGAAGTTCGTACCATGGGTGTACGCGCTAATGCTGACAACCATGACGACGCTGCTAAGGCTCGCGAGCTAGGCGCTGAAGGTATCGGCCTGTGCCGTACTGAGCACATGTTTATGGCTGCTGACCGGCTTCCGGCCGTGCGCAAGATGATTCTTGCGGAGAATGCCGAACAGCGTGCTGCTGCCCTAGAAGAGATCCTGCCGATGCAGCAGGCCGACTTTGAGGGTATCTTCACTGCGATGAAGGGGCTGCCGGTTACTGTGCGCCTGCTTGACCCGCCGCTACACGAGTTCTTGCCTGATCTGACCGAACAGTCATTGAAGGTTCAGGAGATGGAGCTGACGAATGCTCCTGCCGCCGAGCTAGCCGAAGCCCGTCAGACTTTGGCTCAGGTCAAGAAACTGCACGAGCAGAACCCGATGCTTGGTACCCGTGGCTGCCGTCTAGCCATGCTTTACCCAGAGATTCCGGCTATGCAGACTCGCGCCATCATTCGTGCCGCGTTGGCTGTGCTGGAGCGCGAAGGTGAGACCGTCGGCGTCGAAATTATGATTCCGTTGGTCAGCTTGGAAACTGAAATTACTCGTCAACGCGAGATTGTTGAGAGCACCGTTCAGGACGAGCTTAGGCAGGCTGGTAAGAGCCTGGAGTACACCATCGGCACCATGATTGAGCTGCCGCGTGCTGCCCTATTGGCTGATCGGATTGCCGATCACGCTGACTTCTTCAGCTTCGGCACCAACGACTTGACTCAAACCACTTTGGGCATCAGCCGTGACGATGCAGAGAACGGTTTCCTCACCGACTACGTGGTAGATCACGTGCTGCCACGTAACCCATTCGAGTCCGTCGACAAGGATGGGGTTGGCCAATTGGTGCGCATGGGCGTCGAGCGTGGTCGCCAGACCAACCCGAAGCTCAAGTGCGGTGTCTGCGGTGAGCATGGTGGCGACCCGGCCTCCATCGAGTTCTTCCAGGGCGCTGGATTGAGCTACGTATCCTGCTCGCCATTCCGTGTTCCGATCGCCCGTTTCGCTGCCGCCAAGGCCGCTATGGACGCCAAGAACTAA